A stretch of the Calypte anna isolate BGI_N300 chromosome 5, bCalAnn1_v1.p, whole genome shotgun sequence genome encodes the following:
- the LOC115598411 gene encoding mucin-5B-like produces MQPGKCCPSFACRPGCVVNQTYYAPGASIPSGPCEECSCSQSFYPAHAAVKCQPVTCDTSCPEGYEYTNSPGQCCGTCRAAGCVMTIGGNITRVLQVGEFWKQPGDNCTTYTCEKHGEHFAQVVLQSSCPPFDEEECDPDDIRISDDGCCKECQKIKGCKKHNTTIVIKYQGCVSPAPIEMPYCEGSCDAFSRYSSEANTMEHKCSCCQETKTSQRNVTLTCSDGTNLEHSYTYVERCSCVGAECIGQVSSQQETDQKKTSQEELNV; encoded by the exons ATGCAGCCTGGGAAATGCTGCCCCAGCTTTGCCTGCA gGCCTGGCTGTGTTGTCAATCAAACTTACTATGCA cctggagcttccATCCCCTCAGGGCCCTGTGAAGAATGTTCCTGTTCCCAGTCCTTTTACCCAGCCCATGCTGCTGTCAAGTGCCAGCCTGTGACCTGTGACACGTCCTGCCCAGAG GGCTATGAGTACACAAACTCccctgggcagtgctgtgggACCTGCAGGGCAGCAGGCTGTGTAATGACCATAGGAGGCAACATCACACGTGTGCTTCAA GTTGGAGAATTCTGGAAGCAACCTGGTGATAACTGCACAACTTACACGTGTGAGAAACACGGTGAGCACTTTGCCCAAGtggtcctgcagagcagctgccccCCCTTTGATGAGGAGGAGTGTGATCCA GATGACATCAGGATATCTGATGATGGCTGCTGTAAAGAGTGCCAAAAAATAAAGG GTTGTAAGAAGCACAACACTACTATTGTCATCAAATACCAGGGATGTGTGTCACCTGCCCCTATTGAGATGCCATACTGTGAAGGCAGCTGTGATGCTTTTTCACG ATATTCCTCAGAGGCAAACACAATGGAACATAAATGCTCGTGTTGTCAGGAAACCAAGACTAGCCAAAGGAATGTGACTCTGACCTGCAGTGATGGGACCAACCTTGAGCATTCCTACACCTACGTGGAGAGATGCAGCTGCGTGGGTGCTGAGTGCATTGGCCAAGtcagcagccagcaggaaaCAGACCAGAAAAAGACCTCTCAGGAAGAACTGAATGTCTAA